In Cyanobium sp. WAJ14-Wanaka, a single genomic region encodes these proteins:
- the ligA gene encoding NAD-dependent DNA ligase LigA translates to MSQARAEELRRLLTRAAHAYYVLDAPLMEDSVYDQLYRELAELETADPALISPDSPTQRVGGSPAKGFSSVAHRIGLLSLDNAFNSAELEAWYRRLLGALDRPPEAGKPWAELPLVGELKIDGNALALSYEQGLLVRAATRGDGERGEEITANVRTIASVPLRLQLENPPEWVEVRGEAFIPDATFAAINAERATQGDAPFANPRNACAGTLRQLDPQVVAARRLDFFAYTLHLPSPYPGPSSQWTCLDWLRAAGFKVNPNAQLFENLAGIERFFADWDQDRKKLPYATDGVVVKLNDLRLQDAAGFTQKAPRWAIALKYAAEEAPSKLLRLTCQVGRTGVVTPVAEFQPVPLAGTTVARATLHNADRLAELDLRAGDTIVVRKAGEIIPEVVRVLVELRPQGAQRLVLPHTCPECSSELVREAGEAATRCVNSSCPAILRGALRHWVGKGALDVDGLGSKLIEQLVDRGLVRSIADLYRLDGALLASLERMGEASAQKLITALNGSKTQPWHRQLYGLGIHHVGEVNAKALARHFASASELALALKTPTEQIESQGAEAPLQAITAIYGIGEEIAQSLQQWFATAANQALLVDLESLGLSLAASQEELANSQGSRAGSAGHLTGQTFVLTGTLANLSRRDAQALIEAAGGKVTGSVSKKTSYVVAGDEAGSKLSKAQELGVAVLDEAGLLQLTKGD, encoded by the coding sequence GCGGGTCGGCGGCAGTCCGGCAAAGGGCTTTTCCAGCGTGGCCCATCGAATCGGCTTACTCAGCCTCGATAACGCCTTTAACAGCGCTGAATTGGAGGCCTGGTATCGCCGCCTGCTCGGGGCCCTGGATCGGCCCCCTGAGGCTGGCAAACCCTGGGCCGAGTTGCCCCTGGTGGGCGAACTAAAGATCGACGGCAACGCCCTTGCCTTGAGTTACGAGCAGGGCTTGCTGGTGCGGGCAGCCACCCGGGGGGATGGGGAAAGGGGTGAAGAGATCACCGCCAACGTGCGCACCATCGCTTCGGTGCCGTTGCGGCTCCAACTGGAGAACCCCCCTGAGTGGGTGGAAGTGCGGGGCGAAGCCTTCATTCCCGACGCCACCTTCGCCGCCATTAACGCCGAGCGGGCGACCCAGGGCGACGCCCCATTTGCCAATCCCCGCAACGCCTGCGCCGGCACCCTGCGCCAGCTCGATCCCCAGGTGGTCGCAGCCCGTCGACTCGATTTCTTCGCCTACACCCTGCACCTGCCCTCCCCATACCCGGGCCCGAGCAGCCAATGGACATGCCTCGATTGGCTTAGGGCTGCCGGCTTCAAGGTGAACCCCAATGCACAGTTGTTCGAGAACCTGGCGGGAATCGAGCGCTTCTTTGCCGACTGGGACCAGGACCGCAAAAAGCTGCCCTATGCCACCGATGGGGTGGTGGTCAAACTCAACGACCTGCGCCTGCAGGATGCCGCCGGATTTACCCAAAAGGCGCCGCGCTGGGCCATAGCGCTCAAATACGCCGCCGAAGAAGCGCCGAGCAAATTATTGAGGCTCACCTGTCAGGTGGGCCGCACCGGGGTGGTGACCCCCGTCGCCGAATTTCAACCGGTGCCCCTGGCCGGCACCACGGTGGCCCGGGCCACCCTGCACAACGCCGATCGCCTAGCCGAACTGGATCTACGGGCTGGCGACACGATCGTGGTGCGCAAGGCCGGCGAGATCATCCCCGAGGTGGTGCGGGTGCTGGTGGAACTGCGTCCCCAGGGCGCCCAGCGGTTGGTGTTGCCCCACACCTGCCCTGAATGCTCCTCCGAGCTGGTGCGCGAGGCGGGGGAGGCGGCCACCCGCTGCGTCAATTCCAGCTGCCCGGCGATCCTGCGGGGCGCCCTGCGCCACTGGGTGGGCAAGGGGGCCCTGGATGTGGATGGTCTTGGAAGCAAGTTGATTGAACAGTTGGTGGACCGGGGTCTGGTTCGCTCAATTGCCGATCTTTACCGGCTGGATGGGGCCCTGCTGGCCAGCCTGGAGCGGATGGGCGAAGCCTCCGCCCAAAAGCTGATAACAGCGCTGAATGGCTCGAAAACCCAGCCCTGGCACCGCCAGCTCTACGGCCTGGGCATCCACCATGTGGGGGAAGTAAACGCCAAGGCCCTGGCCCGCCACTTCGCCAGCGCCAGCGAACTGGCCCTAGCCCTAAAGACACCAACCGAGCAAATTGAAAGCCAAGGGGCTGAGGCCCCACTCCAGGCGATCACGGCGATCTATGGCATTGGCGAGGAAATTGCCCAGTCGCTCCAGCAGTGGTTTGCCACTGCGGCCAATCAAGCCCTGCTGGTCGATCTGGAAAGCCTGGGCTTGTCGTTGGCGGCCAGCCAAGAAGAACTAGCCAACAGCCAAGGCAGCCGGGCTGGCTCTGCCGGCCACCTGACTGGCCAAACCTTTGTGCTCACGGGCACCTTGGCCAACCTCAGCCGCCGGGACGCCCAGGCCCTGATCGAAGCGGCGGGCGGCAAGGTGACTGGTTCTGTCAGCAAAAAAACCAGCTATGTGGTGGCAGGGGATGAGGCCGGCAGCAAGCTCAGCAAAGCCCAAGAGTTGGGCGTGGCGGTGCTGGATGAGGCGGGGCTGCTTCAGCTCACCAAAGGGGACTAA
- a CDS encoding choice-of-anchor I family protein — MSLANFVSKLQSASLKSRSAEGAPSIPLLGSIDLSPRITSPATEQFQAEISAQVSISNNAYIVSSGGGSTLQVTDASNPNSLTLLARESFGGNYVSQAVAAFGNLVAVALAPGNYSTSAGKGLVRFYKLGTDGSLSFVEDVEVGYLPDSIAFNDQGTKLVIANEGEPTINYSIDRPGSIGIIDIEGFTGRQSFSYTDLGFAGLTLPAGIRISGTAGTTQANDIEPEYVSILGNYAYVTLQENNGVAKVNLATNRIENIFALGAVDFKTQLVDLTDRDNSADNNSIFKPLLGQNYEGLRQADGIAAYRVDGKEYFVTANEGDTRDYGTFLDEVRGSGNANRVKRLTDDASVGSKDRITTFGSRSISIFDAVSGALLWDSGNSLQTIAVAAGIYDDLRSDDKGVEPEGVVVAQLNGRSYAIVSMERTTKSMLAVFDVTVPSAVSFVTSAVIAGSISPEGLEVVEARNSPTGRDQLIVSNEVSNTLNVFDLQTLIASSPVAGAGTFASTMLKDVAGGPTLKISSLITNGEFTNSTAPGSVFVPPGIFDGQGAYSNGDGTYTVLVNHEVSASAGYAYTAEGLNASVTGSRISRFIVDIDADDNAQNGFQSRIVSGDLAYDKVIGNDTDGLDRFCGANLVEANSFGAGRGFADRIFLTGEEVFGAGGGAFYALDTANSDLHQVKAFGKGTWESATAIDTGSVNTVAVLLFDDDKAPLRLWVGQKTAGGFLERNGLAEANGVLYTFVPTALAETGVDNTSGPDSDDLKALALGASLAGSWVKIEKPADKASYFDLSDAEIRNLTIGLGALQFSRIEDGEVNPLNGQQAAFNTTGTKDFSNGDLYGNVYTLSFANAFGADGRLASAGSSSLRIIYDADRLADPTTGLRNPDNLTWSADGRLYLQEDRANGGGLDIANGNFGTQEASIWKLNPSGPIDPITGALAERWAQIDRTAIPTAYGQTQPAYTNADSNGIGNWESSGIIDVSKIYGAAPGSFFLANVQAHSLGGGNINGSGYLVEGGQIDLIQQTI; from the coding sequence ATGTCTTTAGCGAATTTCGTCTCTAAATTACAATCGGCATCTTTGAAGTCTAGGAGTGCTGAGGGGGCTCCTTCTATTCCGCTTTTGGGGAGTATTGACCTCTCGCCCAGGATTACAAGTCCTGCCACGGAGCAGTTTCAGGCGGAAATATCTGCTCAAGTGAGCATTTCTAATAATGCTTATATCGTTTCTAGTGGTGGCGGCAGCACTCTTCAGGTCACGGATGCCTCCAACCCTAATTCCCTGACTTTGCTAGCGCGCGAAAGTTTCGGTGGCAACTATGTATCTCAGGCAGTTGCCGCCTTTGGCAACCTGGTGGCAGTAGCCCTTGCTCCAGGCAACTACAGCACCTCAGCAGGCAAGGGTTTGGTGCGCTTTTACAAGCTCGGCACTGATGGCAGCCTAAGTTTTGTTGAGGATGTGGAGGTTGGCTACCTGCCTGACAGCATCGCCTTTAATGACCAGGGAACCAAGTTGGTGATCGCCAACGAAGGCGAACCCACCATCAACTACAGCATTGATCGTCCCGGCAGCATCGGGATTATTGATATTGAGGGCTTTACAGGCAGACAGAGTTTCTCCTACACCGATCTGGGCTTCGCTGGACTGACCTTGCCTGCTGGAATCCGCATCTCCGGCACCGCAGGCACCACCCAAGCCAATGATATTGAACCTGAATACGTCTCGATTCTGGGCAACTATGCCTATGTGACTCTGCAGGAGAACAATGGTGTTGCTAAGGTAAACTTGGCGACCAATAGGATTGAGAATATTTTTGCCCTTGGTGCGGTTGATTTTAAGACCCAGCTTGTAGATCTAACCGACCGCGATAATTCAGCAGATAACAACAGTATTTTCAAGCCCCTACTTGGCCAGAACTACGAAGGCCTGCGTCAGGCTGACGGCATCGCTGCTTACAGGGTTGATGGTAAGGAATATTTCGTGACCGCCAACGAAGGAGACACCCGCGATTACGGCACATTTTTGGATGAGGTTCGTGGCTCTGGCAACGCCAATCGCGTCAAGCGCCTTACTGATGATGCCTCCGTCGGCAGTAAAGACCGCATCACTACCTTCGGTAGCCGAAGCATCAGCATCTTCGATGCAGTTAGTGGTGCCTTGCTTTGGGACAGTGGCAACTCCCTGCAGACCATCGCTGTGGCGGCAGGGATTTATGACGACCTGCGCAGTGATGACAAGGGAGTCGAACCTGAGGGCGTAGTGGTTGCCCAGCTCAATGGCCGCAGTTACGCGATCGTGAGCATGGAGCGCACTACCAAATCGATGTTGGCTGTCTTCGACGTAACCGTTCCAAGTGCGGTTAGCTTCGTGACAAGCGCGGTCATTGCCGGAAGTATTTCGCCCGAAGGGCTGGAAGTGGTGGAAGCCAGAAATAGTCCTACCGGACGCGATCAGTTGATTGTATCCAATGAAGTATCTAACACCCTCAACGTGTTTGATCTTCAGACCCTGATTGCTTCATCACCGGTAGCTGGAGCTGGCACTTTCGCTAGCACCATGCTCAAGGATGTGGCGGGAGGCCCCACCTTGAAGATCAGCAGCCTGATCACAAACGGCGAGTTCACCAACAGCACCGCGCCTGGCAGCGTCTTCGTACCCCCGGGCATCTTTGACGGACAGGGCGCCTACAGCAATGGCGATGGCACCTACACCGTGCTTGTGAACCATGAGGTTAGTGCCAGCGCGGGCTACGCCTACACCGCCGAGGGTCTCAACGCCTCGGTCACCGGCTCCCGCATCAGCCGCTTCATCGTCGACATCGATGCCGACGACAATGCCCAAAACGGCTTCCAGTCGCGCATCGTCAGTGGCGACCTCGCTTACGACAAGGTGATCGGCAACGACACCGATGGCCTCGATCGCTTCTGCGGCGCCAACTTGGTGGAGGCCAACAGCTTCGGCGCTGGCCGTGGATTTGCTGATCGCATCTTCCTCACCGGTGAGGAGGTGTTCGGCGCTGGTGGCGGCGCCTTCTATGCCCTTGACACGGCCAACAGCGACCTGCATCAGGTGAAAGCCTTCGGCAAGGGCACCTGGGAATCGGCCACCGCGATCGACACCGGCAGCGTCAACACGGTCGCCGTGCTGCTCTTCGATGACGACAAGGCCCCCCTGAGGCTCTGGGTTGGTCAGAAGACCGCGGGCGGCTTCCTGGAGCGCAACGGCCTGGCGGAGGCCAACGGTGTCCTCTACACCTTTGTGCCCACGGCCCTGGCGGAAACCGGTGTCGACAACACCTCCGGCCCTGACTCCGACGACCTCAAGGCCCTGGCCCTGGGGGCTTCACTGGCCGGCAGCTGGGTGAAGATCGAAAAGCCAGCGGACAAAGCCAGCTACTTCGACCTCAGCGATGCCGAGATTCGCAACCTCACGATCGGCCTTGGCGCCCTGCAGTTCAGCCGCATCGAGGACGGTGAGGTCAATCCCCTGAATGGCCAGCAGGCAGCCTTCAATACCACGGGTACGAAGGATTTCAGCAACGGTGACCTCTACGGCAACGTTTACACCCTGAGCTTCGCCAATGCCTTCGGTGCCGATGGCCGCCTGGCCAGCGCCGGATCCAGCAGCCTGCGGATCATCTACGACGCCGACCGCCTCGCCGATCCCACCACGGGCCTGCGCAACCCCGACAACCTCACTTGGAGCGCCGACGGCCGCCTCTACCTGCAGGAGGACCGGGCCAACGGCGGTGGCCTCGACATCGCCAACGGCAACTTCGGCACCCAGGAAGCCTCGATCTGGAAGCTGAACCCCAGCGGCCCCATCGATCCGATCACGGGTGCGCTAGCGGAGCGCTGGGCCCAGATCGATCGCACCGCCATCCCCACGGCATATGGCCAGACCCAGCCCGCCTATACCAACGCAGACTCCAATGGCATTGGCAACTGGGAGTCCTCGGGGATCATCGATGTATCGAAGATCTATGGTGCCGCCCCCGGCAGCTTCTTCCTGGCCAATGTTCAGGCCCACAGCCTCGGCGGCGGCAACATCAACGGCTCCGGCTACCTGGTGGAAGGTGGTCAGATCGATCTGATTCAGCAAACCATCTAA
- a CDS encoding TVP38/TMEM64 family protein: MDAATINGFGLLDQLLPALQSPLGAAVFVPLYALWVTLLLPGVWASMLAGALYGPWWGSLIVFVGACLGAEAAFLLGRTWLRDWARKRLAAVPKLQSVEQAVSREGLKLVLLTRLSPAFPFSLLNFAYGLSEVSLRDYSIGLIGILPGTILFCGLGALAGDVARFGEVLSGRADPATWALRVVGLGATIAIVVLVGKAARRALQEAEPPG, encoded by the coding sequence ATGGATGCGGCCACGATCAATGGTTTCGGCCTGCTGGATCAGCTCTTGCCTGCCCTGCAGTCTCCCCTAGGCGCAGCGGTTTTTGTGCCCCTCTATGCCCTCTGGGTCACCCTTTTGCTCCCGGGGGTCTGGGCCTCGATGTTGGCGGGAGCCCTCTATGGGCCCTGGTGGGGAAGTTTGATTGTGTTTGTGGGGGCCTGCCTGGGGGCAGAAGCTGCCTTTTTGCTGGGCCGCACCTGGCTGCGCGACTGGGCCCGAAAAAGGCTGGCGGCCGTACCCAAGCTGCAGTCGGTGGAGCAGGCCGTGAGCCGGGAGGGCCTGAAACTGGTTTTGTTGACCCGCCTTTCGCCGGCCTTTCCCTTCAGCCTGCTCAACTTCGCCTATGGGCTCAGTGAGGTGAGCCTGCGCGACTACTCGATTGGCCTGATCGGGATCCTGCCGGGCACGATTTTGTTTTGCGGCCTCGGTGCCCTCGCGGGCGATGTGGCCCGTTTTGGGGAGGTGCTCTCCGGCCGCGCCGATCCAGCCACCTGGGCCCTGCGGGTGGTGGGCCTGGGGGCGACAATTGCAATAGTGGTGCTGGTGGGCAAAGCAGCCCGCCGCGCCCTTCAGGAGGCAGAGCCGCCGGGCTGA
- a CDS encoding efflux RND transporter periplasmic adaptor subunit — protein MANPAMTNPQPSGRKGGGPWPWVAGLLALVLLAGLGTRLWQKREQTKEEARRAIPLLPRQVSAIGRIEPLDGISQVSVPSSLSNDRVREILVKEGQEVRKGQPLAVLESLDTLEGSVRKSKAAIRVAESKLVSQDSVIARYRADLRQASAEARRSEQLFKAGATSANRVEQLQADESSAKAQLAEAIASKGTLVEELRESRTSLEKDQVERNKATVLAPFSGTVFKLHVRPGDKVGEEGLLEMGDSSRMGVIAEVYQSDRPMVALGQKVTITADGFKGRQVQGQVVEIAREVSRQSVFSGQAGENLDRRVLEVKIALPKEALVMASNLNYLQVNLLFAPLTAPQRARQEAARKALEASTSR, from the coding sequence ATGGCAAATCCAGCAATGACAAATCCCCAGCCGAGCGGTCGCAAGGGCGGCGGCCCCTGGCCGTGGGTGGCTGGTCTCCTGGCCCTGGTACTGCTGGCCGGGTTGGGTACGCGTCTATGGCAGAAGCGCGAACAAACCAAAGAGGAGGCCCGCCGGGCCATCCCCCTGCTTCCACGCCAGGTGTCAGCCATCGGTCGGATCGAACCCCTCGACGGCATCAGCCAGGTGTCGGTGCCCAGTTCCCTCAGCAATGACCGGGTGCGTGAAATCCTGGTGAAGGAGGGTCAAGAGGTGCGCAAGGGCCAGCCCCTGGCAGTGCTGGAAAGCCTCGACACCCTCGAAGGAAGCGTGCGCAAATCCAAGGCGGCAATCCGCGTCGCCGAAAGCAAGCTGGTCTCCCAGGACAGCGTCATTGCCCGCTACCGCGCTGACCTGCGCCAGGCCAGCGCCGAAGCCAGACGATCGGAGCAACTATTCAAAGCTGGTGCCACCAGTGCCAACAGGGTTGAGCAACTCCAGGCGGATGAAAGCAGTGCCAAGGCCCAGTTGGCCGAGGCAATTGCCAGCAAAGGCACCCTGGTGGAAGAACTGCGGGAAAGTCGGACATCCCTCGAGAAAGACCAGGTAGAGCGGAACAAAGCCACGGTGCTGGCCCCCTTCTCAGGCACTGTGTTCAAGCTGCATGTCCGTCCGGGCGACAAGGTTGGCGAGGAGGGGCTGCTGGAGATGGGGGACAGCAGCCGAATGGGCGTCATCGCCGAGGTGTATCAGAGCGATCGGCCCATGGTTGCCCTGGGCCAAAAGGTGACTATCACCGCCGACGGCTTTAAGGGCCGGCAGGTGCAAGGCCAGGTGGTGGAGATAGCCCGAGAGGTCAGTCGCCAGAGCGTTTTCAGCGGCCAGGCCGGCGAAAATCTGGACCGGCGGGTGCTGGAGGTGAAGATCGCGCTCCCTAAAGAAGCTTTGGTAATGGCCAGCAACCTCAACTATCTGCAGGTAAACCTGCTGTTTGCTCCATTAACTGCCCCCCAAAGGGCTCGCCAGGAAGCAGCCCGCAAAGCCCTGGAAGCGAGCACCAGCAGATGA
- the devC gene encoding ABC transporter permease DevC — protein MNRIPLAWRQTSHRPMRLFAAIAGVSFANVLVFFQMGLASGLYASQKRPLQLLTGELVMVSRRYTNLGEPLNMPRSRLVQALGVQGVKAVTPLYIGKTNWLNRDSREKKQALIFGLAPENPALGIPELATDSSKLLRPDGLFFDTLSKKAAGPVAQIVATEGFYDTELNGKRAVVNGIFRMGLTFSADINLLTSASNFKNWFPDQTSDDIQLGVIQLKAGVSPQQVQATLANFLDPSVKVLTLKELEAIEVEHWRNNTSFGLIFNLGVLVGLVVGAIIVYQILYSDVSDHLPEYATMKAMGYGDGFVVGIIVQESLLLAALAFLPSLLLAMGLYALLFRATSLLIAMTLERAVTVFALTLAMSAGSGWLATGKLRRLDPADIF, from the coding sequence TTGAACCGCATCCCCCTGGCCTGGCGCCAAACCAGCCATCGGCCGATGCGCCTATTCGCTGCCATCGCGGGGGTGAGCTTCGCCAACGTGCTGGTGTTCTTCCAAATGGGGCTGGCCAGCGGGCTCTACGCCAGCCAAAAGCGACCGCTACAACTGCTGACTGGCGAGCTGGTGATGGTCAGCCGTCGATACACAAACCTGGGGGAGCCCCTCAACATGCCCCGCAGCCGCCTGGTCCAGGCCCTGGGCGTGCAAGGGGTCAAGGCAGTGACGCCGCTGTACATAGGCAAAACCAACTGGCTCAACCGCGACAGTCGCGAGAAAAAACAGGCGCTGATTTTCGGACTGGCCCCAGAGAACCCTGCCCTGGGCATACCCGAACTGGCCACAGATAGCAGCAAGCTGCTGAGACCGGATGGCCTATTCTTCGACACCCTTTCAAAAAAGGCCGCCGGTCCGGTGGCCCAAATAGTGGCAACAGAAGGTTTTTATGACACCGAACTAAATGGCAAGCGGGCAGTTGTAAACGGGATCTTCAGGATGGGCCTTACCTTCTCAGCCGACATCAACCTGCTCACTTCCGCCAGCAATTTCAAAAACTGGTTTCCAGATCAAACCAGTGATGACATCCAGCTAGGGGTAATTCAATTGAAAGCGGGGGTTAGCCCCCAGCAGGTGCAAGCAACCCTGGCCAACTTCCTTGATCCCTCGGTGAAGGTGCTCACCCTCAAGGAACTGGAAGCCATAGAAGTAGAGCATTGGCGAAACAACACTTCCTTCGGACTAATTTTTAACCTCGGGGTACTAGTTGGCCTAGTAGTGGGGGCAATTATCGTCTACCAAATTCTCTATTCCGACGTAAGTGATCACCTGCCCGAATACGCGACCATGAAAGCCATGGGCTATGGCGATGGCTTTGTGGTCGGCATCATTGTTCAGGAATCCCTGCTATTGGCAGCCCTGGCTTTTCTACCCAGCCTGCTGTTGGCCATGGGGCTCTACGCACTCCTGTTTCGCGCCACATCGCTGCTGATTGCCATGACGCTCGAGCGGGCTGTAACTGTGTTTGCCCTGACCCTGGCCATGTCAGCTGGATCGGGCTGGTTGGCCACCGGCAAGTTGCGAAGGCTGGATCCGGCCGACATTTTCTAA
- a CDS encoding ATP-binding cassette domain-containing protein, with amino-acid sequence MAPTQTAPNPEIRIEVNHLDHWFGKAETAKQVLSDINLTVHAGEIVILTGPSGSGKTTLLTMLGGLRAAQSGSLKVLGEELLNADNTSLTRLRRQAGFIFQAHNLLPYLTAQENVRFGLEVSPEWLGRGKAAMDKCSAAMLGEVGLAERLTYYPEKLSGGQKQRVAIARALAPKPSLLLADEPTAALDKTSGRDVVDLFRRLADQHGAAIVMVTHDNKILDIADRIVNLEAGQLVDN; translated from the coding sequence ATGGCCCCTACTCAAACTGCGCCCAACCCCGAAATTCGCATCGAGGTAAACCATCTCGACCACTGGTTTGGAAAGGCTGAAACCGCAAAGCAGGTACTCAGCGACATCAACCTGACGGTGCACGCAGGCGAAATAGTGATCCTCACCGGTCCGTCGGGCTCAGGCAAGACGACCCTTCTGACCATGCTCGGGGGATTGCGGGCCGCCCAAAGCGGCAGCCTCAAGGTGCTGGGGGAGGAGTTACTAAATGCCGATAACACCAGCCTCACCCGGCTCAGACGCCAGGCGGGCTTCATCTTTCAGGCCCACAATCTGCTGCCTTACCTCACGGCCCAAGAAAACGTCCGCTTTGGCCTGGAGGTCTCCCCTGAGTGGTTGGGGCGGGGTAAGGCGGCCATGGATAAATGCTCTGCCGCCATGCTCGGCGAAGTGGGGCTGGCGGAACGGCTCACCTACTACCCAGAAAAACTTTCCGGGGGCCAAAAGCAGCGGGTGGCCATTGCCCGGGCCCTGGCCCCCAAGCCCAGCCTGCTCTTGGCCGATGAACCCACCGCCGCCCTCGATAAAACATCTGGCCGTGATGTGGTCGACCTATTTAGGCGCCTGGCCGATCAGCACGGGGCTGCCATCGTGATGGTCACCCACGACAACAAAATTCTCGACATAGCTGATCGGATCGTGAACCTCGAGGCTGGCCAGTTGGTGGACAATTAA